A window of Candidatus Nanopelagicales bacterium genomic DNA:
GGCTGCAACCAGGTCGGGAATGATCTCTGACAAGTCACCCACGATTGGCACATCTGCAAAACGATTCTTTCCGATTTCAGCTGGGTCAATGTCCGCGTGAATCACCGCAGCGTTTGGAGCAAACGTAGAGAGCTTGCCAGTGACGCGATCATCAAAACGTGCCCCGAGGGTGATGAGCAAATCTGACTTTTGCAACGCGCCAACTGCAGCAACAGAACCGTGCATGCCTGGCATACCAAGGTGCAGCATGTGGGTGTCAGGGAATGCGCCACGCGCCATGAGCGTGGTCACCACAGGAATTCCCGTGAGTTCAGCCAAACGTAATAAGGCAGCAGATGCATTCGCACGAATCACGCCACCACCGACGTACAGCACAGGCTGACGCGACTCAACAATCAGACGAGCTGCTTCGCGCACCTGCTTGGCGTGCGGACGCGTGACTGGGTGGTAGCCGGGAAGGTCAACTGACGATGGCCAATCGAACGTGGTGAGTGCCTGAAGCGCATCTTTTGATACGTCGACAAGAACTGGCCCTGGTCGACCTGTTGCAGCAATGTGGAAGGCCTCGGCGACTGCCTGAGGGATCATGTCTGGATTCGTTACCAAGAAACTGTGCTTAGTGATCGGCATCGTGATGCCGCGAATATCTGCTTCCTGGAAGGCGTCGGTGCCGATCGAGGTACTTGCCACCTGACCAGTAATGGCCACCATCGGAACTGAGTCCATATTGGCGTCTGCGATTGGGGTAACCAAATTGGTGGCACCTGGGCCACTGGTTGCCATGCACACACCTACACGACCAGAGGCAGCCGCATAACCTTCCGCAGCATGACCAGCACCTTGCTCATGACGAACCAAAATGTGGCGAATCCGAGTTGAATCCATCAAAGGGTCATACAGGGGAAGGATCGCTCCACCGGGAATACCAAAGACATCGGTCACTCCCGCCGCCTCTAGGGACAGCACGAGGCTCTGGGCGCCCGTGATCTGCTCGCTCATTACTGCCTTCTTCTCTTCGATTCGGGTGAATCGGTCAGGTCGATCTCATAAGAAAACCCCCCGACCCTTGCGGGTAGCGGAGGGAGCGCGCCGGCTAACAATCAGGCGGCGCGCCTCATAACTACAAGTGACGTTGACACAGGAATGAGTTTACTCCCGCAACAGGCCCCTGTCACCCCCCTTTGGGGTGACGCGGGCCACGGCTTGAATTAGCCCCGAGCGGCAGGCGAATGTGACCAAGTTTGGTAGCCACCATCGAGGTTCGACGCCTCAATGCCGAGCTCCCCCAAAAGTGTGGCTGCGGTGTGCCCGCGCTGCCCCACCTTGCAATAGACAATGACGTCTTCCTTAGGTAGTTCACCAAAGCGCTCGCGAAGGTCGTCAACGGGAACATTCACAGCCCCTGGAATGTGCCCACTTTTGAATTCGCTCGCACTACGGACATCGACAACGGTCGCCCCTTGGGCCACTCGGTCAGCTAATTGGCTCCACTGCACTGAAGTTGTCAGCCCAGTGAGGATGTTGTCCGCCATGTAGCCAAGCATGTTCACTGGATCTTTTGCTGAGCCAAACGGTGGAGCGTAGGCAAGTTCAAGATCTGCGAGCTCTGGCGCGGTGATACCTGCACGCATTGCTGTGGCAATCACATCGATGCGCTTATCAACACCTTCACGGCCTACTCCCTGAGCACCAAGGATGTGTTCAGTGTCGGCATCGATCAGCAACTTGAGCATCATCGATTCCGCACCTGGGTAATAGCCCGCATGTGAACCTGGATGTGAATGCAGAACAACGAATGAACGACCAGCAGCCGTGAGCCTTTTTTCATTCCATCCGGTGGTTGCTACTACGAGGTCAAAGACCTTGACGATCGCGGTTCCAATCGTTGGAACTTCACGCACTTTGCGTTCCATGATGTGATCTGCAACGACGCGACCCTGGCGGTTTGCGATATTCGCCAATGGCACGAGCACTGCTTCGCCGTCAAGAGCATCACTCTTTTCCGCAGCGTCACCAATGGCATAGATGAACTTGTCAGATGTGCGATTGAAACCGTCAACCACAATTCCGCCACGTGGCCCTACTTCAACATCAGCTGCTTTTGCCAACGTTGTATCTGGGCGAACACCAATGGCCAAGATGATCAAATCTGCATCGATGCGTTCGCCGTTTGCCAACTCAACGCCAGTCTCAGTAACGGCAGCAAGACCCGAACCTAAGCGCACATCGATGCCATGGTTGCGCAACTCATCAGCTACTGGCAATGCCATTTCTGGGTCAAGCGGCGCCAGCACTTGATCCATGGCTTCGATCAACGTGGTCTTGATACCGCGGTGTACAAGATTTTCAGCTGTTTCCACACCAATAAATCCGCCACCAATCACTACTGCGTGCGAAGGATTGGCTTTGACGGCATTGGCCATCTTGGTTACATCTTCGATTGTGCGAAGCGTGAGCGCGCGTTCAATGCCAGGCAGCGGCGGAACGATTGGCGAGGCCCCTGGGCTGAGTACCAAGTAGTCATATGGCAGGTCATAGGACTGTCCGTCAACTAAATTCTTGACCGTCACCGTTTTAGCGCCACGATTAATTCCAGAGACTTCACTCAAGATTCGCACATCGAGGCGGAAGCGGTCGTGCAAACTTTCTGGTGTTTGCAAGAGTAGATCTTGTCGCTCTGAGATGACACCGCCTACAAAATACGGCAGTCCGCAGTTTGCATACGAGACGTAGCCACTGCGTTCGATCACAATGATCGATGCTGTTGGGTCTAGACGACGAAGACGAGTAGCTGCAGACATGCCGCCCGCTACTCCACCAATGATGACGATTTGTTTCATGGCAAAAGCATACCCCTAGGGGGTATATAAATCAAGTACATCAGTCGAGTCGACTGACATCCCGGACCGCCCCGGTGTCAGCCGAGGTCACCATTGCTGCGTAGGCCCGCAATGCCGGCGAAACCACGCGATCGCGACCTATTGGCTTATAAGCATCGGCACCCTTGGCTTCCATCGCTGCACGCCGGGCGGCGAGTTCCTCATCAGCAACATCGAGCCGGATCACGCGAGCTGGGATATCGATGATGATGGTGTCGCCTTCTTCAACCAACGCGATTGTTCCGCCGCTGGCAGCCTCAGGTGAGACGTGACCAACTGACAAACCGGAAGTTCCGCCAGAGAACCTGCCATCAGTGATCAGCGCGCAGGCCTTACCCAAGCCCTTGGACTTGATGAATGACGTTGGGTACAGCATTTCTTGCATGCCTGGACCACCGCGAGGGCCCTCATAGCGAACGATGACGCAATCACCGGCAACGATCTTGTTATTAAGGATGCCTTCAACTGCTTCATCTTGACTGTGGAAGATGCGCGCTGGACCAGAGAAAGTCAACAACTCCTCTGCAACTCCAGCGGTTTTCACGATGCATCCATCAACTGCCAAGTTTCCAAAGAGCACCGCCAAACCGCCGTCTTGAGAAAATGCATGCTCCTTGTTACGGATAACACCGCCTACACGGTCTGTGTCAACGGAGTCGTAACGACGGTCCTGAGAAAAGGCCACCTGCGTTGGCACCCCGCCAGGAGCGGCGCTGAAAAACTTATGGACTTCTGGGTCTGTTGTTTGCGCGATATCCCACTTCGCCAAGGCCATTGCCATTGTTGGTTCGTGAATCGTTGGCAACTCTGTGTGCAACACACCCGCACGATCGAGCTCACCAAGAATCGCCATCACACCACCCGCGCGGTGAACGTCTTCCATATGCACGGTTTGCACCGCAGGAGCCACCTTCGAAAGGTTTGGCACCTTGTGCGAAAGCCGATCGATATCGGCCATGCGGAACGGAACACCAGCTTCGGTCGCTGCAGCAAGAAGATGGAGCACAGTGTTCGTTGAGCCACCCATCGCAATGTCAAGGGCCATAGCATTTTCAAAGGCATCAAACGTTGCTATCGAACGTGGAAGAACTGACTCGTCATCTTCCTCGTAGTAACGCTTGGTGATCTCAACGATCAAACGACCCGCGCGCAAGAACAGTCCCTTGCGATCAGCGTGAGTCGCCAGCATCGAACCGTTGCCGGGCAATGACAAGCCCAGCGCTTCAGTCAGGCAGTTCATCGAGTTAGCGGTGAACATGCCCGAGCAGGATCCACAGGTTGGGCAAGCGGAACGTTCCATGCGCTCGATATCAGCATCGGAGTTCTTTTCGTCGCCCGCTTCGATCATCGCGTCGATGAGGTCCACTGCTCGAGTGGTATCACCCCATTGCACCTTGCCGGCTTCCATCGGGCCACCGGAAACAAAAACAACGGGAATATTGAGGCGAAGTGCTGCCATCAGCATGCCCGGCGTGATCTTGTCGCAGTTTGAGATACACACCATGGCGTCTGCCGTATGCGCGTTGACCATGTATTCAACTGAGTCTGCAATGAGATCCCGACTTGGCAATGAATAGAGCATGCCCGCGTGACCCATCGCGATGCCATCGTCGATAGCAATGGTGTTGAACTCTTTGGCGACACCGCCAGCAGCCTCGATCTCACGAGCAACCAACTGGCCCATGTCTTTGAGGTGCACGTGGCCAGGGACGAACTGAGTAAACGAGTTCACAACCGCGATGATTGGCTTACCAAAGTCGCTATCGCCCATGCCCGTTGCGCGCCAGAGTGCACGGGCACCTGCCATATTGCGGCCATGGGTTGAGGTGCGTGAGCGGTACATTGGCATAACTGGCCTACCTATCTCGTGGAATTCAAAGGTGCGCCCTCTAAGGGTAATCGCAACCCTAGGCTCGGGCACTCCCCCTCGGGCTTCTTGAGGGCCAAACCTCGATGGCGCGACTCAAAATGACTGCGTAGGCGCTTTCACCGACTTCTCGATCCTCGCCTTCCTCAACCTGAAGGGCTACATCTCCAAATTCTTGTCGTTCACCAGGGCTCAGCCCTACTTCACGCAAACTGTTGCGCTCTACCGTCAGCACCAGATGGTCTTCTACGCCATCGGTAAACACTTGTACTTGGGTTCGTTGTGTTCGGTTGGCCACCAGTAGGGAGTACAAGAGTGAATGGAGATTTGCATCAATTGGTCGACTGTCATGTGATGAAACCATGGCCTTCACCCGTGTTCTGATTCCTAGATCTGCTACTTCTTCAACCAGTGACCTCATCAGCACCGCAAACGATCCATCTCGTTCAGAATCAACCTGGATCGCTGCACGAATGCGACCATCTTGAACTTCTAATTCATTTCGCAGTTCATCGGTCAATTCACTTCCATTAGCGATCATTTCTAAAACTTCAAGTGCCGAAGAAATCGCATCATCGAGCTGCGCATTGACTTCTTGCGCCGCCTGCGCCCGCGAGCGT
This region includes:
- a CDS encoding acetolactate synthase large subunit, giving the protein MEEKKAVMSEQITGAQSLVLSLEAAGVTDVFGIPGGAILPLYDPLMDSTRIRHILVRHEQGAGHAAEGYAAASGRVGVCMATSGPGATNLVTPIADANMDSVPMVAITGQVASTSIGTDAFQEADIRGITMPITKHSFLVTNPDMIPQAVAEAFHIAATGRPGPVLVDVSKDALQALTTFDWPSSVDLPGYHPVTRPHAKQVREAARLIVESRQPVLYVGGGVIRANASAALLRLAELTGIPVVTTLMARGAFPDTHMLHLGMPGMHGSVAAVGALQKSDLLITLGARFDDRVTGKLSTFAPNAAVIHADIDPAEIGKNRFADVPIVGDLSEIIPDLVAAIEVEFANNNRGDYEGWWTQLGRIRDDYPLGYDFPTDGTLSPQYVIERLGIISGDNSIFTSGVGQHQMWAAQFIKYNKPNTWLNSGGLGTMGYAVPAAMGAKVGVPDKTVWAIDGDGCFQMTNQELVTCSINEIPIKVALINNSSLGMVRQWQTLFYNERYSNTNLHSHRIPDFVKLADAYGCHGLRCESQDQVDATIEKAMSLNDAPVVIDFVVHKDAMVWPMVAAGASNDEIQFARSMAPEWGGDE
- a CDS encoding FAD-dependent oxidoreductase; the encoded protein is MKQIVIIGGVAGGMSAATRLRRLDPTASIIVIERSGYVSYANCGLPYFVGGVISERQDLLLQTPESLHDRFRLDVRILSEVSGINRGAKTVTVKNLVDGQSYDLPYDYLVLSPGASPIVPPLPGIERALTLRTIEDVTKMANAVKANPSHAVVIGGGFIGVETAENLVHRGIKTTLIEAMDQVLAPLDPEMALPVADELRNHGIDVRLGSGLAAVTETGVELANGERIDADLIILAIGVRPDTTLAKAADVEVGPRGGIVVDGFNRTSDKFIYAIGDAAEKSDALDGEAVLVPLANIANRQGRVVADHIMERKVREVPTIGTAIVKVFDLVVATTGWNEKRLTAAGRSFVVLHSHPGSHAGYYPGAESMMLKLLIDADTEHILGAQGVGREGVDKRIDVIATAMRAGITAPELADLELAYAPPFGSAKDPVNMLGYMADNILTGLTTSVQWSQLADRVAQGATVVDVRSASEFKSGHIPGAVNVPVDDLRERFGELPKEDVIVYCKVGQRGHTAATLLGELGIEASNLDGGYQTWSHSPAARG
- the ilvD gene encoding dihydroxy-acid dehydratase, with product MPMYRSRTSTHGRNMAGARALWRATGMGDSDFGKPIIAVVNSFTQFVPGHVHLKDMGQLVAREIEAAGGVAKEFNTIAIDDGIAMGHAGMLYSLPSRDLIADSVEYMVNAHTADAMVCISNCDKITPGMLMAALRLNIPVVFVSGGPMEAGKVQWGDTTRAVDLIDAMIEAGDEKNSDADIERMERSACPTCGSCSGMFTANSMNCLTEALGLSLPGNGSMLATHADRKGLFLRAGRLIVEITKRYYEEDDESVLPRSIATFDAFENAMALDIAMGGSTNTVLHLLAAATEAGVPFRMADIDRLSHKVPNLSKVAPAVQTVHMEDVHRAGGVMAILGELDRAGVLHTELPTIHEPTMAMALAKWDIAQTTDPEVHKFFSAAPGGVPTQVAFSQDRRYDSVDTDRVGGVIRNKEHAFSQDGGLAVLFGNLAVDGCIVKTAGVAEELLTFSGPARIFHSQDEAVEGILNNKIVAGDCVIVRYEGPRGGPGMQEMLYPTSFIKSKGLGKACALITDGRFSGGTSGLSVGHVSPEAASGGTIALVEEGDTIIIDIPARVIRLDVADEELAARRAAMEAKGADAYKPIGRDRVVSPALRAYAAMVTSADTGAVRDVSRLD